The following are encoded together in the Bacillus sp. NP157 genome:
- a CDS encoding lipid-A-disaccharide synthase N-terminal domain-containing protein, with translation MDGPLAQYLFSIRYLISSPESSARTARCAHLDRRSVGIESMVYEGFAKPYLESWLPWLYVESIGWTCVGLVGACLFTSRFLVQWFLSERRGKLVVPPLFWHLSFWGSLVSLVYALHLDKTPIILSYAFLPVLYGRNLWLLRRERRETPA, from the coding sequence ATGGATGGACCGCTGGCTCAGTACCTTTTTTCGATCCGGTATCTGATCTCGTCACCTGAAAGTAGTGCGCGCACCGCGCGGTGCGCGCACTTGGACCGCCGATCTGTTGGGATAGAAAGTATGGTGTACGAGGGTTTCGCTAAGCCTTATCTCGAAAGTTGGCTTCCTTGGCTCTACGTGGAATCTATCGGCTGGACGTGCGTGGGTTTGGTTGGTGCGTGTCTCTTCACTAGTCGGTTCCTGGTTCAGTGGTTCCTGTCAGAGCGACGGGGAAAGCTTGTCGTTCCCCCACTGTTCTGGCACCTGAGCTTCTGGGGCAGCCTGGTCAGCCTCGTCTATGCCCTGCACCTGGATAAAACACCCATAATTCTTAGCTACGCCTTCCTTCCCGTTCTCTACGGTCGCAACCTGTGGCTGCTTCGCCGTGAACGCCGCGAGACGCCTGCTTAG
- a CDS encoding YkgB family protein, translating into MERFVRLESLGPSLVRVAIAIVFIWIGALKFVPYEADSITPFVANSPVMSFFYDHPTEYKAHLTHEGQLVPEQRAWQVQNNTYGFSHGLGIVELSIAVLVLSFPFSKRLGLLGAFLSFGTTLVTLSFLFTTPEAWVPALGDAQHGFPYLSGAGRLVIKDTLMLAGAWVIGIDAAKRILTE; encoded by the coding sequence CTGGAACGCTTCGTCCGCCTCGAATCGCTGGGCCCGAGCCTCGTCCGTGTCGCCATCGCCATCGTCTTCATCTGGATCGGCGCGCTGAAGTTCGTCCCCTACGAGGCCGACAGCATCACCCCCTTCGTCGCCAACAGCCCCGTGATGTCGTTCTTCTACGACCACCCAACCGAGTACAAGGCGCACCTCACCCATGAAGGCCAGCTCGTTCCCGAGCAGCGCGCATGGCAGGTGCAGAACAACACCTACGGCTTCTCGCACGGCCTCGGCATCGTCGAACTCAGCATCGCCGTCCTCGTGCTTTCGTTTCCGTTCTCGAAGCGGCTGGGCCTGCTCGGCGCCTTCCTTTCCTTCGGCACGACCCTGGTGACCCTGTCCTTCCTGTTCACCACGCCGGAGGCCTGGGTGCCCGCGCTGGGCGATGCGCAACACGGCTTCCCGTATCTCTCGGGCGCCGGACGGCTGGTGATCAAGGACACCCTGATGCTCGCCGGTGCATGGGTCATCGGCATCGATGCGGCGAAGCGGATCCTCACTGAGTGA